One genomic window of Arachis hypogaea cultivar Tifrunner chromosome 8, arahy.Tifrunner.gnm2.J5K5, whole genome shotgun sequence includes the following:
- the LOC112706417 gene encoding U-box domain-containing protein 30: protein MQETMPTPPPLKVLIEEMESSMEDVPSVFICPISLEPMRDPVTLCTGQTYDRSNILKWLSLGHNTCPTTMQHLWDLSLTPNTTLHRFILTWFSHNYFSIKKSLQDVQRTAFHLLESLNKVKGQARVKSLKELRHLLHSHASIRKTVVEHNGLALVSSLLGPFTSHAVGSEAVGILVKLDLSSEVKKNLMHPSKVSLLVDIMNEGTVETKMNCAKLIEILLLEGHVSSLSLLVGLLRLVRDKKHPTGVVLNGLKLIKMMCSSQESVRTSIVRIGAVPQLVDLLPTLNDECLEIALFILEVVSTIPEGRMALRDCPNVVINLVKLLMRVSERCKLFALSILWAIYKLAPEQCASEAVEAGLAAKLLLVIQSGCNPVLKHMSAEFLKLCSLNYSASIFISKCMLTTTIQ, encoded by the coding sequence ATGCAAGAAACAATGCCTACTCCTCCTCCTCTGAAGGTGTTGATTGAAGAGATGGAGTCATCAATGGAAGATGTTCCTTCGGTTTTCATCTGTCCCATCTCGCTGGAGCCAATGAGAGACCCAGTCACACTCTGCACCGGCCAAACCTACGACAGGTCCAACATCCTCAAATGGTTGTCCCTCGGCCACAACACTTGTCCTACCACCATGCAACACCTTTGGGACCTCTCCCTCACCCCCAACACCACCCTCCACCGCTTCATCCTCACATGGTTCTCTCACAACTACTTCTCCATCAAGAAAAGCCTCCAAGACGTTCAACGCACAGCCTTTCACCTCTTGGAATCACTCAACAAGGTTAAGGGTCAAGCAAGAGTTAAATCCCTCAAGGAACTTCGCCACCTCCTTCATTCTCACGCTTCAATAAGGAAGACAGTTGTGGAACACAACGGACTTGCCTTGGTTTCTTCATTGTTAGGTCCTTTCACTTCCCATGCTGTTGGGTCAGAAGCCGTTGGGATACTCGTGAAGCTGGACTTGAGTTCAGAGGTTAAGAAGAATCTGATGCATCCATCAAAAGTGTCGTTATTGGTGGATATCATGAACGAGGGAACCGTTGAAACAAAGATGAACTGTGCAAAGTTGATTGAGATATTGTTGTTAGAAGGACACGTGTCAAGCTTGAGTCTGTTGGTGGGTTTGTTGAGGTTAGTTAGAGACAAGAAACACCCAACTGGGGTGGTCTTGAACGGCCTCAAGCTGATCAAGATGATGTGCAGTTCCCAAGAATCAGTTAGAACTTCCATTGTGAGAATCGGAGCGGTGCcgcagctggtggatctattgcCAACACTAAACGATGAGTGCTTGGAAATAGCGCTGTTTATTCTGGAGGTGGTGTCGACGATTCCAGAAGGAAGAATGGCGTTGAGAGATTGTCCCAATGTTGTGATTAATTTGGTGAAGTTGTTGATGAGAGTCTCTGAGAGGTGCAAGCTATTTGCGCTTTCGATATTGTGGGCTATTTACAAGCTTGCGCCGGAACAATGTGCCTCCGAGGCGGTGGAGGCTGGGTTGGCGGCGAAGCTGCTTCTGGTGATTCAAAGCGGTTGCAACCCTGTTTTAAAGCACATGTCTGCTGAGTTCTTGAAATTGTGCAGTTTGAATTACTCTGCTAGTATCTTCATCTCTAAGTGTATGCTTACCACAACAATACAATGA
- the LOC112706416 gene encoding lecithin-cholesterol acyltransferase-like 1 produces the protein MKKHIGSDDATVTVAVAMLSLLCTCGAITLTPTANGNTNLHPLILIPGAGGNQLEAKLTQDYKPSSFVCNSWYPLFKKKNGWFRLWFDSSVLLSPFTKCFADRMMLHYNQDRDDYFNTPGVLTRVPHFGSTSSLLYLNPRLKYVTEYMASLVDSLEKLGYIEGETLFGAPYDFRYGLAGEGHPCEVGSKFLEDLKKLIEEASASNGGKEVILVSHSLGGLFALELLNRNDPSWSRKFIKHLVALSAPWGGAMDEMLTFASGNTLGVPLVDPLIVRPQQRSSESNLWLLPNPKVYGHHQKLLITQNRSYSAHDMPDFLKDIGFLEGVYPYKTRILPLIENLKAPEQVPITCVIGSGVSTPEILFYRNGDFDEGPEILYGDGDGTVNMVSLLALQSLVGEDNKNQSIKVIKIDGVSHVSILKDEVALEQIIAEISRINSHHSHTAFGNIFVGR, from the exons ATGAAGAAGCACATTGGAAGTGATGATGCCACAGTTACAGTGGCAGTTGCGATGTTATCGTTGCTGTGCACATGTGGAGCAATAACACTAACCCCCACCGCTAACGGTAACACCAATCTTCACCCGTTGATCCTAATACCTGGCGCCGGAGGGAACCAACTAGAAGCTAAGTTGACCCAAGACTACAAACCCTCTAGCTTCGTTTGCAACTCCTGGTACCCTCTTTTCAAGAAAAAGAATGGTTGGTTCAGACTCTGGTTCGATTCCTCTgtccttctttctcctttcacCAAATGCTTCGCTGACCGCATGATGCTTCACTACAATCAAGACCGAGATGATTACTTTAATACCCCTGGGGTTCTCACCCGTGTCCCTCACTTTGGTTCCACCTCCTCCCTTCTTTATCTCAATCCTCGTCTTAA GTATGTCACGGAATATATGGCTTCCCTGGTAGATTCATTAGAAAAGCTTGGTTACATTGAAGGTGAAACACTGTTCGGAGCACCCTATGATTTTCGTTATGGTCTTGCAGGCGAAGGGCACCCATGTGAAGTGGGATCAAAGTTCCTTGAAGATCTCAAGAAGTTGATAGAAGAAGCAAGCGCTTCAAACGGTGGGAAGGAAGTGATTCTTGTGTCCCACAGCTTAGGTGGTCTATTCGCCTTGGAACTCCTTAACCGAAACGACCCTTCATGGAGCAggaaattcatcaaacacttggtggcaCTTTCTGCACCATGGGGTGGTGCAATGGACGAAATGCTCACTTTTGCATCTGGCAACACTCTTGGTGTTCCCTTGGTGGATCCATTGATAGTTAGACCTCAGCAGAGAAGCTCCGAGAGTAACTTATGGCTTTTGCCTAATCCCAAAGTATATGGTCATCATCAAAAGTTGCTCATCACTCAAAATAGAAGCTATTCAGCACATGACATGCCTGATTTTCTCAAAGATATTGGTTTTCTGGAAGGGGTTTATCCTTATAAAACACGCATTTTGCCGTTAATAGAGAACCTTAAAGCACCGGAACAAGTTCCTATTACTTGTGTTATAGGGAGTGGGGTCAGTACCCCGGAGATTTTGTTTTACAGGAATGGTGATTTTGATGAAGGGCCAGAAATTTTGTATGGGGATGGTGATGGAACGGTGAACATGGTGAGCTTGTTGGCCCTTCAGTCATTAGTGGGAGAAGACAATAAAAACCAAAGCATCAAAGTGATTAAGATTGATGGTGTGTCTCATGTTTCAATACTAAAAGATGAAGTTGCACTTGAACAAATAATTGCTGAGATTAGTAGAATTAATTCTCATCACTCACATACTGCTTTTGGCAACATTTTTGTAGGTAGATAG